A region of Geobacillus sp. 46C-IIa DNA encodes the following proteins:
- a CDS encoding NADH-quinone oxidoreductase subunit D, whose protein sequence is MLRTEEMILNVGPQHPSTHGVFRLILTIDGEIIQEATPVIGYLHRGTEKIAEGLQYTQIIPYTDRMDYLSAMTNNYVLCHAVETMMGIEVPERAEYLRVLAMELGRIASHLVWWGTYLLDLGATSPFLYAFREREMIINLLNELSGARLTFNYMRIGGVKWDAPDGWIDKVKQFVPYMREKLAGYHDLVTGNEIFRERVTGVGRYTKEEAISYSLSGVNLRSTGVKWDLRKDEPYSIYDRFDFDVPVREGGDCLARYECRMAEIEQSLRIIEQACEQFPADGPIMGKVPRIIKAPPGETFVRIEAPRGEIGCYIASDGKKEPYRLKFRRPSFYNLQILPKLLKGENLANVIAILGSIDIVLGEVDG, encoded by the coding sequence ATGCTGCGCACAGAAGAGATGATTTTAAACGTCGGCCCCCAGCACCCGAGCACGCACGGGGTGTTTCGCCTCATTTTAACAATTGACGGTGAAATCATCCAAGAGGCGACGCCGGTCATCGGCTACTTGCACCGCGGGACGGAGAAAATCGCCGAAGGGCTGCAATATACGCAAATCATCCCGTACACCGACCGGATGGACTATTTGTCAGCGATGACGAACAACTATGTGCTTTGCCATGCGGTCGAAACGATGATGGGCATTGAAGTGCCGGAGCGGGCCGAATATTTGCGCGTTCTCGCCATGGAGCTTGGGCGGATCGCCAGCCATCTCGTCTGGTGGGGGACGTACTTGCTTGACCTCGGCGCGACGAGTCCGTTTTTGTACGCGTTCCGCGAGCGGGAAATGATTATTAATCTATTAAATGAGCTGTCTGGAGCGCGGCTGACGTTCAACTATATGCGCATTGGCGGCGTCAAGTGGGATGCGCCGGACGGCTGGATCGACAAAGTGAAACAGTTTGTCCCGTACATGCGGGAAAAACTCGCCGGCTACCATGACCTTGTCACCGGCAACGAGATTTTCCGCGAACGCGTCACCGGTGTCGGGCGGTATACGAAAGAAGAGGCGATCAGCTATTCGTTAAGCGGGGTCAACTTGCGGTCGACCGGCGTCAAATGGGATTTGCGCAAAGATGAGCCGTATTCGATCTATGACCGGTTTGATTTCGATGTGCCGGTGCGCGAGGGCGGCGACTGTCTTGCTCGCTACGAATGCCGGATGGCGGAAATTGAACAGTCGCTTCGCATTATTGAACAGGCGTGCGAACAGTTTCCGGCCGACGGGCCGATCATGGGAAAAGTGCCGCGCATCATCAAAGCGCCGCCCGGCGAGACGTTTGTCCGCATCGAAGCGCCGCGCGGCGAGATCGGCTGCTATATTGCGAGCGACGGCAAAAAAGAGCCGTACCGTCTCAAATTCCGGCGCCCATCGTTTTACAACTTGCAAATACTCCCGAAGCTGCTGAAAGGAGAAAATTTGGCCAACGTCATCGCCATTCTCGGATCGATTGACATTGTGCTCGGGGAGGTCGACGGATAA
- the nuoH gene encoding NADH-quinone oxidoreductase subunit NuoH: MMEQWLESAPSWTNVAVFFGLGALLLAVVLGFVTYGILAERKVMGFMQGRIGPNQVGGRLGLLQTVADVLKLLLKEDTIPKAADRPLYVLAPIIAFTPSFMVLAVLPFTDAFRFADIGVGLLYYIAVSGLTTIGVVAGGWASNNKYALLGGMRAAAQMISYEIPLVMSALGVVLLAGSMNLVDIVNAQQDIWFIFAQPLAFLIFLVAAVAELNRTPFDLPEAESELVAGFHVEYSGFRWAFFMLAEYVYLFAMAALTTILFLGGWHPVAFLGWIPGAVWFALKFCAIVFVLIWFRATFPRVRADQLMEFAWKVLLPLSLVNIVLTAVIKSLFF; encoded by the coding sequence ATAATGGAACAATGGCTCGAATCGGCGCCAAGCTGGACGAATGTCGCCGTCTTTTTCGGGCTCGGGGCGCTTTTGCTGGCGGTCGTGCTCGGGTTCGTCACATACGGCATTTTAGCGGAACGGAAAGTGATGGGATTTATGCAAGGGCGCATCGGCCCGAACCAAGTCGGCGGCCGCCTTGGATTGCTCCAAACGGTCGCTGACGTATTGAAGCTGCTGTTGAAGGAAGATACGATTCCGAAAGCGGCTGACCGACCGCTGTACGTGCTGGCGCCGATCATCGCCTTTACGCCGTCATTTATGGTGCTGGCGGTGCTGCCGTTTACCGACGCGTTCCGGTTTGCTGATATCGGTGTGGGCCTGCTGTACTATATTGCGGTTTCCGGCTTAACGACGATCGGCGTTGTCGCCGGCGGCTGGGCATCGAACAACAAATACGCCCTGCTTGGCGGCATGCGCGCGGCAGCGCAAATGATTTCGTACGAAATTCCGCTCGTCATGTCAGCGCTCGGCGTCGTGCTCTTAGCCGGAAGCATGAACTTAGTCGACATTGTCAACGCACAACAAGACATATGGTTCATTTTTGCCCAGCCGCTTGCGTTTTTGATTTTCCTTGTCGCTGCGGTGGCTGAATTGAACCGGACGCCATTTGACTTGCCGGAGGCGGAGTCCGAGCTTGTCGCCGGATTTCACGTCGAATATTCCGGATTCCGCTGGGCGTTCTTTATGCTCGCCGAGTATGTGTATTTGTTTGCGATGGCGGCCTTGACGACGATTTTGTTTTTGGGCGGCTGGCACCCGGTTGCGTTTCTTGGCTGGATTCCCGGCGCAGTCTGGTTTGCGCTCAAGTTTTGCGCCATCGTCTTTGTCCTCATCTGGTTTCGCGCGACGTTCCCGCGCGTGCGCGCTGATCAGCTGATGGAGTTTGCTTGGAAAGTGCTGCTCCCGCTTTCGCTCGTCAACATCGTGTTGACGGCCGTGATAAAATCGTTGTTCTTCTAG
- a CDS encoding NADH-quinone oxidoreductase subunit C — MRRQREASGGASGDDLEAAKRKAAEEARAKAAELRRQREASASGGASGDDLEAAKRKAAEEARAKAAELRRQREASASGGASGDDLEAAKRKAAEEARAKAAELRRQREASASGGASGDDLEAAKRKAAEEARAKAAELRRQREASASGGASGDDLEAAKRKAAEEARAKAAELRRQREASASGGASEDDLELAKKKAAAAAKAKAEALAKQKAAEAAGSDDELAKQKAAAAAKAKAAAAAKARAAAMAKQQGGAADDDAAKQKAAAAAKAKAAAAARAKAKAAGADGGTEPPSSPSPNDPLLQKYVRVIEEHLGPDVLEDAYINRLAKDVPTLVVSKAAYYKVAEFLKHNEQLRFDYLSELHGTDFQTHMEVYVHLYSYPNRQPVALKVKIERDNPEVDSLVPLWPGANWPECEAYDLLGIRFRGHPNLIRIFLGEQWVGHPLRKDYEPYDAEV, encoded by the coding sequence CTGCGTCGGCAGCGTGAGGCGTCGGGAGGGGCGTCGGGCGACGACCTCGAAGCGGCGAAGAGAAAAGCGGCGGAAGAGGCGCGAGCGAAGGCGGCGGAACTGCGTCGGCAGCGCGAGGCGTCGGCGTCAGGAGGGGCGTCGGGCGACGACCTCGAGGCGGCGAAGAGAAAAGCGGCGGAAGAAGCGCGGGCGAAGGCGGCGGAACTGCGTCGGCAGCGTGAGGCGTCGGCGTCGGGAGGGGCGTCGGGCGACGACCTCGAGGCGGCGAAGAGAAAAGCGGCGGAAGAAGCGCGAGCGAAGGCGGCGGAACTGCGTCGGCAGCGTGAGGCGTCGGCGTCGGGAGGGGCGTCGGGCGACGACCTCGAGGCGGCGAAGAGAAAAGCGGCGGAAGAAGCGCGAGCGAAGGCGGCGGAACTGCGTCGGCAGCGCGAGGCGTCGGCGTCGGGAGGGGCGTCGGGCGACGATCTCGAGGCGGCGAAAAGAAAAGCGGCGGAAGAAGCGCGAGCGAAGGCGGCGGAACTGCGTCGGCAGCGCGAGGCGTCGGCGTCGGGAGGGGCGTCGGAAGATGACCTCGAGTTAGCGAAGAAAAAGGCTGCCGCGGCGGCTAAGGCGAAGGCTGAGGCGTTGGCTAAACAAAAGGCAGCTGAAGCGGCGGGAAGCGACGACGAGCTGGCGAAGCAAAAAGCGGCAGCGGCCGCGAAGGCGAAAGCTGCGGCCGCGGCGAAGGCGCGGGCTGCCGCCATGGCGAAGCAGCAAGGCGGCGCCGCCGATGATGACGCGGCGAAACAGAAGGCAGCGGCCGCGGCGAAGGCAAAAGCAGCAGCCGCCGCCCGGGCGAAGGCGAAAGCCGCTGGCGCCGACGGCGGAACGGAACCGCCGTCTTCTCCGTCGCCGAACGATCCACTGCTGCAAAAATATGTCCGCGTCATTGAGGAACATCTCGGGCCGGATGTGCTCGAAGACGCCTATATCAACCGGCTGGCGAAAGATGTGCCGACGCTTGTTGTCAGCAAAGCAGCGTACTACAAGGTGGCCGAGTTTTTGAAACACAATGAGCAGCTCCGGTTTGATTATTTGTCTGAGCTGCACGGAACCGATTTTCAAACGCATATGGAAGTGTACGTCCACTTGTATTCGTATCCGAACCGGCAGCCGGTGGCGCTCAAAGTGAAAATCGAGCGCGACAACCCGGAAGTCGATTCGCTCGTCCCGCTTTGGCCAGGGGCGAACTGGCCGGAATGCGAAGCGTACGATTTGCTTGGCATCCGATTCCGCGGCCACCCGAACTTAATCCGCATCTTCCTAGGGGAGCAATGGGTCGGGCATCCGCTGCGCAAAGATTACGAGCCGTATGATGCGGAGGTGTAA
- a CDS encoding NADH-quinone oxidoreductase subunit A — protein sequence MSNIYANSYLIVFVFLCLGVLLPIGALTAGRWLRPHVPDEVKATTYESGNIPFHDSRIQFQVRYYLFALLFVIFDVETVFLYPWAVVYDQLGLFALVEMIIFIVLLAIGLIYAWKKKVLRWM from the coding sequence TTGAGCAACATTTATGCCAACAGTTATTTGATTGTTTTCGTCTTTCTTTGCCTCGGGGTGCTGTTGCCGATCGGGGCGCTTACGGCTGGACGATGGCTGCGGCCGCACGTGCCGGACGAGGTGAAGGCGACGACTTATGAAAGCGGTAACATTCCGTTTCATGACTCGCGCATCCAGTTCCAAGTCCGCTATTACTTATTTGCCTTGTTATTTGTCATTTTTGATGTGGAGACGGTGTTTTTATACCCGTGGGCGGTCGTCTATGATCAACTCGGCTTGTTTGCTTTAGTGGAAATGATCATTTTCATCGTTTTGCTTGCCATTGGCCTCATTTATGCCTGGAAAAAGAAGGTGTTACGATGGATGTAA
- a CDS encoding NADH-quinone oxidoreductase subunit B family protein has product MDVKWDGLTFAEMEEVKRNVFFTTLEQLKGWARSNSLWPLTFGLACCAIEMMAVGGAHYDLDRFGSFFRASPRQSDVMIVSGTVTKKMAPLLRRLYDQMPEPKWVIAMGSCATAGGPYVKSYSVVKGVDQIVPVDVYIPGCPPNPAALIYGIHKLKEKIRLEAKTGKKVL; this is encoded by the coding sequence ATGGATGTAAAATGGGATGGCTTGACGTTTGCTGAGATGGAAGAAGTAAAGCGAAACGTGTTTTTTACAACGCTGGAACAGTTAAAAGGATGGGCGCGAAGCAACTCGCTCTGGCCGCTGACGTTCGGCCTCGCCTGTTGCGCGATTGAGATGATGGCCGTCGGCGGCGCCCATTATGACCTTGACCGGTTCGGTTCATTTTTCCGCGCCTCGCCGCGGCAATCAGACGTCATGATCGTCTCCGGAACGGTGACGAAAAAAATGGCGCCGCTCTTGCGCCGGCTGTATGATCAAATGCCGGAGCCAAAATGGGTGATCGCCATGGGGTCGTGCGCGACGGCGGGCGGACCGTACGTCAAATCGTACAGCGTCGTGAAAGGGGTTGACCAAATTGTCCCGGTCGACGTGTACATACCTGGCTGTCCGCCGAACCCTGCGGCGCTGATTTACGGCATTCATAAATTAAAAGAAAAAATTCGTCTGGAAGCCAAAACAGGGAAGAAGGTGTTGTAA
- a CDS encoding F0F1 ATP synthase subunit epsilon: MKTIHVSVVTPDGPVYEGDVEMVSVKAKSGELGILPGHIPLVAPLEISAARLKKDGKTDYVAVSGGFLEVRPDKVTILAQAAERAEDIDVLRAKAAKERAERRLQSQQDDIDFKRAELALKRAVNRLNVAETR, encoded by the coding sequence ATGAAAACGATCCATGTGAGCGTCGTCACTCCTGATGGCCCGGTGTACGAAGGCGATGTGGAAATGGTAAGCGTGAAGGCGAAAAGCGGCGAGCTCGGCATTTTGCCGGGGCACATTCCGCTTGTCGCTCCGCTTGAGATTAGCGCGGCCCGTCTGAAAAAGGACGGCAAAACGGACTATGTTGCGGTCAGCGGCGGCTTTTTGGAAGTCCGCCCGGACAAAGTGACGATTTTGGCCCAAGCGGCTGAGCGGGCGGAAGACATCGATGTCCTCCGCGCCAAAGCGGCGAAAGAGCGGGCGGAGCGCCGCCTGCAAAGCCAGCAGGACGACATCGACTTCAAGCGGGCCGAACTGGCGTTAAAACGCGCCGTGAATCGCTTGAACGTTGCTGAAACGAGATAA